The Amphiura filiformis chromosome 15, Afil_fr2py, whole genome shotgun sequence region AATGAGCAGACATAATGTGTCAGATGCTtgtttggtgtgatttttttttgtaatataaATTTGTGAGATAATCACAAAGTTACTGGATGAAGTACAATACAcaatttgactgctcagtgccagaagtgggtaagagcAAGAGTTGcggaacatttggcaatttacacccagtattatattgtactcatttttacatggcagctattgcacttatcacttacccacttctggaacTGATCATGGATATGATTTGTCAGCCTTCAAGAAGGCAGGCAACATCTGATGATTATTGGACAACAGCTACCGCAAATTGCTTGGTCACAGAAAGGACAGTTAACGCCAAAGTATGCCAAAAATATATTAACATGTCGACCGGCAATGGGAGAGACCAAGTAACACACGTCATTTGACATAATGTTGCTACGAAGTTGTAACAATGTTGCTAACAACATTGTGGTGTTAGCAGGGAAGTGCTTTGAGTTTTTCTTGATAGAAATCCTTGAAAAGTCCCTGACTTTGGAAGAGATGTGGCTATGTGTGATGAGAAAAAACACAAGTTGATGCCCAGAGTTGATGATAACAcccttctcattgtataatacaGTGCATTTGTGTTGAAGTCATTATGATGACATTTTTGTTACGCAATATGTTTCATCAGGACCTTATATCACAATTGTTTGTCAGTGGTTACTGAACTGAAttggtattttgaaaataaataaatatattaagttCAAATGTGAACTATTAATAGTAGGGGGGTCACACATCAGCTAAATCTGGTCTTGCACAGTGCAAATTGACTCAGATCTATGAATACTAGTCATTTTtgattaagaaaaaatatttattttattcattccaGCACTCTTACTTGTTTTTTACATTGATAATCAATATGTGtagattaaaaaaatgtttgttttggtaATTTGAGCCACTAAAAAAATTCCATGGTGGCTTTTGACAAGATAGGAATACGCATTCTATCAATACTGAATTACTGATATCATACACCGCAAGCAAATTTCATAAAGTCACTTTGGAAAATGAGATTTCCTACATTGTGCGAAATGTGCAAGCTATTTCTAAGTTGTTATTTCTGGATAATGAGTAACACACCTTTTTTTTGATACCAATATCTTATTTCTAcgatcaatttcaaattttacctttttttttctgCAAAACGTGTGCATTTTCCCATAGGAAATGTCTTCCAAGAGTGAAAATCTCATTTGGTCACTTTGGAAAAAGAGATTTCCTACACTGTGCGAAATGTGCAAGCTATTTCTAAGTTGTTATTTCTGCATAATGAGTAACAcatctttattttgataccaatatCTTATTTCTGTGACGTTTGGAATGTTAAATGGCAAGCTAACAAAAACTTTGTTTTTAAGGCATTTTCCCTAAAAACGTGTGCGTTTTCCCATAGGAAGTGTCCCTTAATAAAAGCAAATATTAAGATTTTTTCATTTTTGGACTGCAATTTTCAAAATACTGTGATATacccaatgtttttttttattttagtggtTCAACCTCAAGTCTCAAGAGTTGTTTTAACATGAATATGGACATTAGAAATTCATATTTACAATCTGAGGGTGCCCGAAACTTGCTATTTTGCTCTGTGAAGCCACTTTTTTCAGATATGCGATGGTtgctcaattttgagattttaccCATTTTGGAGGGCATTTCTCACAACATTTTGATATATCTGATGCTTCTTGTTATTTTAGTGGTACAACCTCAATCCTTATAGTTGATTTAACATGAATATGGACATTAGCAATTCATATTTATGATCTGAGGGTGTCCTAAACTTGCTATTTTGCTCTGTGATACCAATTTTTGGTAGATAACCGTTGCTTAATTTCAAGCTTTTTTGCATTTTCGGAgtgtatttttcacaaaattttgatCTAtctcatgctttttattttattttaggggTTCAACCTCAAGACATAGAGTTGATATTTGATGAAACCAGAGTCTGAATTGGATTGATATGTGAAATAAAGCATTTTTAAAATGCGATTTATCACTTTTGTCCGatatttgcctatttttgcaagaATTTGGTCATTTATCGGAATAACGTTTTCAATCATATCTCGAAAACCGTTCATCGGATTTGAACCAAATAAAAAGTTTTCTCAGTTTCTGCACAAGATCTTTCAAATAAGCTAAGTTTAAAGAGTATTTAAAGACATCTTAATTTTAGTGTGACCCCCCTATTAATAGCCCAACATACATTAACAACAGAATGAACAAAATGATATTTAGAATTTAGTCTTTGGTAattacaacattatgccttatatattagaaaaataattatcaagaacaaatcacatggttttattcaactcatattgatcataaaaacagccgtctctcaccacgtgatattcaaatttcccgggcaccAAAATTggctgtggcaatgacgtcacagtaacacaatgaaggctgacgacaatagAGCACAAATAATCATGATGTCATTGCCATGTGTCATTGCCATgggcaatttcggtgcccgggaattttgaatatcgcgtgttgagagccggctgtttttatttgtataTAGCTGCAATATTGAACAAATGTTCTTAGCCACTTGTTTTCTATTTAATTTGTTTTGCTCCATTTTTCATTTGCTTGTTTTTTTCTCTGCTCTTGTTGATATTATTCAAACTCTGATGTTGTAAGACCTTATGCATGTAGTGTGCTTTGCATACTACTGTATAAGTGCTTGTATtgtaatataattaattataatCTAGGTCCATCTGGTCAAGACCCTGCCTCGCTTTCATAACGTCCGAGCCGGTACTCACTGTGATCTGATGATGTTGGATAGGGCTGATCTGAACAGCGTTCTTGTACACTATCCTGGTGGTGAGTGCATAAGTATTATTTGTATTATAGTTAATCGGtgatgtttcataaaattttgtgtTAGTATTTGTGTATGACAACAGGGAATCTTTATTATATTGTGTAAGCTAATCGTAATCCTGGCCCTAATTTTGTGtgaaattacatgaaggattatAAACATGACAACtggtaaaaatttcatttgattgttcattcaaatgaaatttttactattCCTGGCTGAGAGGAATCCAGACTAAtattagggatgtccactgtcaatacATTTGCTGCTAGAACAGTTTCCCATTTACTGTATGTGTGCACTCGTACTCACCCATGTATTGTCTATGCAAACACAACTCAATGCAGGAAGTCCCAGACCTGTTAAATGGTATACAGTACTTGCATTGGCCCAATTTATACCTATTACAGgggtttcaagaaattcctgattccaccagaaaacattaaccaaactttttcctgattggtcagcaaatagagaggaccttcctttatCAAGAGATCAACCTTTTTTCAAGAAAAAGTTAATGAGATGAGAATTatacaggttgaagtgacaccattctgtgcatcaggtgttGAAACGCTAGTATCTGcgaatttggattgattcagacaagcaaacttacataatcataaaatttaaccatttttgaagacaaaatgtgcaggatgttaagaaattaaagaatgttgAAGCCTTccaaaacccatctcaaattatgcacttctgacCACCATGTCCATTTTAGATAAGCTACCcacatggcttccatgcacaaaCAGTATATTactcaagggttcataccactaaatccgcctgtgaagcagtttccggcaaaagtttatcacgcctatagtcgcaactttgcatacaaattgtgcaaaatcggtacaatattaacaattttagtgttgaaaatcatgttttgctaaaacttgtgaatgtgatctctactaatttgaacagaaaacgcgaaaatttaagtgatgtttacgatgatgagcgcatgaacacacgaggtcaaaacacggttagcagtcggacgtaaacacgggaaaatcaggcctttttatatagcgctatttttctcaaaaagtagacctaaaatgttgtgtcattttcagatatgttatgcagaattttgttctgattaagggatctaaaaaaATGGCGTTTAtttaacgtttcgacagtattttttgtgggacatgagagcacctcagacctatcgaattgcattctgaatactgaagcatgtctttctgatatcaaataattttcatttttgaaaatcacaatataatacaaattttatgacaaattataaaaatttgatatttttcaaatttttgatatataacagtcctcgaagtaaattatataaatctaatgacatattcttaaagtgtatgtagcaggaggaaaagccggacggtcaattgaaaattttgacctttcatattgaagatatggattttttcccaaaaagacctaatttttttgggtgttttgggaaaaaaaatccatatcttcaatacgaaaggtaaaaatttttaATTGAGCGTCGGcgtttcatcccaactacatacactttaagtataaatcatcagatttataaagtttacttcaagtactgttaaatatcaaaaatatcaattttattgatttgccataaaatgtgtattaaatttcgaatttcaaaaaaacaaaattatttgatatcagaatgacattcttcgtattcagaatgcaattcgatatgtctgatgtgctctaatgtcccaaaataaatactgtccaaacgttcataccccagcccttaagatgatatcaaatatatatttcaaagtaagacgtaactcgacttatggtcTAAaatgtgacccctattttgcacgtaaagtctatgaaAAGCTATTTTGTGTTCTGTAccctcaatgtagtaaagataacctttgagttggagcaaatttctcaaaattggtagtgattaatgttaccaaacttatatgtcatgatgaaatataatcatttttgaagataaaatgtgctgaccttaaaagattgaacaatgtttaagactgccgctattcatttgatcatacttgaggttccaccaaacaaaccatgggttttgaggtcttatattttttgttgtatgtcaacaaaattgcTTAAATtctcaggatgatcttatttcatgttgttataagcaaatataatgttccagataccgctagttaataaatacattaagaaaaagcaccTTAATATTGcgctttctgttagtattcctttttggactttaactttttaatatGTTCTAGCAGCCCTGTATAAACTgtgacactcaaaaggccatatctctggaatgaaacgtctgattaagattatttaaatgccaaaatgtttctttcatcaaattaaaagtacttcaatttttagtggacatgcctactattataCCATCCCCCTTGTCATTAATTAAAGCCATCATTTCTCCACGATACGGAAAACAGAAAATTCATGGAATTCAGGGTTTGCTcaaggaaatttgaaaatgccacaaaatagtaaaaaactgtaaaatttccaacttttgtgttgatttgcaaaataaaacaaagaaaaatgattatttagcagtaatcaaccattaaataatccattctagcattaattctaggcttacgatgcaagattctggccaatactacagtaaaatgtaagacaaaatacacttttaaaacatgtttgttttaacttttcagtgctttatagtggaaggggagagcgtggcgcaatggttagggtacttgcctttagtgcatgaggtcccgggttcgattcggcggtggcgatttgctgggatattgacttggaaaaaaaagtctgaaattaattggcaacttctgtagattaaattcagacttccgctctcccatggttcatttagaattgggtaaatgaatcatgaaagtactccgtccttcggagggatgttaagccgtcggtcccgtgtacagagagccatacctgtacatgtatctcgcagccagtttgaaaagagtagggtgttaacccctgactgttcccaacccgcccggtgttcaaatggaccccaatggaaataagcttcaatagaggctttcttgggttatccagggttgtaaaaacccgaacaaatcaaatcaaatcaaatcaaatcaaaaacagaaaatcacggaaatcTCCCAATTTGTAgcacagattttaaattttgtaacacagagaaatcGTGGATTTAGGTTTAATATATCAAATTAAGGCATTGTATAAATAACAATTAATTTCATCACTGTGAttccatgtacatgtaccatttcAGCTCATCAGTACCTTACAACAGTTGCTGACACCCGCCTGATAAAAGGTGAAGAGATGGAGGCCCTGAAAAAGGCTGAGACCAGGATGTCCTTTACCGTTATCCAACTTGACGACCCTGGTATGTGCAATTGTGGTACCAAAACACCAACATCTACAAAGTTTTATTTGACTTAtaaacatttagaaaacattttgatttattaaTGATGAACTTAAAGAACTACATTCTATAAAGGAGAATGGTCTCGACTTTTATAATAGAATCAACAGGATTAAAAGAAATTGATGTTGGCAAGGGCAGTTTTGCGACATAGGCCAAAATGGGGTTCAGAAACtggaatgtttttctttcttccttcttaaaatgttgttataTACTTTTTCTTAAAATAAAACAAGCGGGAAGGAGTATTTTGTAGTACCGGTATCAGTTTGTGGATCCATTAAGCATTCACTTTTTTCTTTGAATGTATTTCTTTTAGATGATGATTCTGCTTCCACTGCAACATCCGCTGAGGTAAATATGATTATGAGGAAGATGaagataattatgatgatgatgtcgatgatgatgatgacagcgacgatgatgatgatgctgctgatgatgatgacgacaatgATAATTAATAATGATAAAGATGGCAATTATGAtaaccatgatgatgatgacgacgaagaTGTTAATGATAATGCTGaagatgatgatggcgatgatgatgataaagatgacgaTGTTGATGCAGACAATGATGATGTAAAAAGGAtaacaaattaagaaaaaatattaatttataaaAAAGCTCAGGACTCTACATATATATTAGATGCACATTCTTGAAGTTCCTGGATGAGAATGCAATGAGATTTGAagatcaggggcggatttagagggggcgcgccccctctattttttgcagatcggcacCTGACtattagtccagtcaatctaaacaaatttgtggtgtcacccaccactaattgcaacagattttttttcacttttatacattttagagatgtcccctgaacatcataccaaaaatatactaacatatacttggtggaaaggtagtttttggcgggaaaaggtcatacaggggtcaaatttcaaaattgctttaatctttttgaaaactataccaaagcattcctctagacttaaggattcagaaaaagtatagtttgtcatatcagtgatgtaccattctcaagttataagcaaaaaggtcaaaggtcaaattttgggctacaCGTACATGGGTCATCTTTGAAataatgctccgatctccttaaaaatggtctcgctgtgttcgtcctttaaaaacactccaaaataagaatagtttgccatatcttggatgtttcgttacctagttagcagggtaaaagaggttattgaccattgaactctattgactccaacctagttttcgatgttacgcatgtaattaaacaacctaaacagtgcaaatattctttaaatgaattatgtttgcaagacgaacaatttgagaccattttggttcaaatcagacaatttttagttttttgacctctgttgaacccaacatttgaccttttcggttataactcaagaaccgtacatcacagatatggcaaactatattttttctgaatccttatgactagtgGAATAATttagtatagtttttaaaatgattggagcgattttgaaatttgacccctgtatgaccttttcccgccaaaaactacctttccaccaagtatattttagtataattcttgtatgctgttcaggagacatctctgacattcatagcagtgaaaaaaattctgttgcaattagtgcaGTGGTGAGTCAAaccccactttgactggactatatgtatttttgcagagcggcgcctgactttatgTGGGCGCCGAcagcgccccctctattgaaaattcctggatccgcccctgaagaTGCATttacaatacgctggcgaagtgacgcaACATATCggatcaactaccatagcaataggtgaaaacaaatttgaatatatcgtgctgcactacaagccggttgcactcatcacctgtgtatgtctgcgaTTATAGATTGAATGCAACACCGGTCTTTTCaaaggtgcaagtgatcagcatgatatagttcaatacAGAGGTACCGTGTTAATGTACCAGTGCAGTgcagtatattcaaaaattgcacctattgctatggtagttaatccgattattacatcacttcgccagcgtattgtgaTACAAAATTATAGTGTTAATAAATAGACTAAATTAGGTCAGTTAAAATGTGACTACCAGTACCACAGGCATAATCAGTACTAGCCATTCAAGTACAGTCAACCAGCAGGTCACTGGTCCGGTCTTGATTTTTCCATTGCAACAACACCAATACAAGGGACCGGTCACTATTTATGCCGGGGAGAATTGGAGGATTTCAATTGTTTTTGACGTAAAATGTTATGTTCCGCCTTCACTTCCTTtcaaaatttctgcatttcccccttattttatgaaatttcttcatttaaaatttaacattcTCCCCTCTTTCCTGGCAAAAAATTTTGCATTCCCCCCTCTTGCTCCCAGACAAATgagaacctagaccaatgactttgactcgcgtagtgaagccgacactgcttagcaacgactttgacaaggacgcatacccgagcgcaagcaagcagatttttcgcgtctacggaacatgttgcatttgacgcgggcgataactgCGCAGTAACCACGCAATGAGCACGTCAGAATGTACGCGATATATCTctgcgcctagtaaccccgtcaatccgtcaatatcaccttggatatggggcttcacctcccgctgtggcaAGGGATGgggagtcataggtctaggtggtatgtctatgctctTGCTCACCCTAAAATCCTCTATTCCCTCTGGTgtaaataatgaccgctccctaaCAACTGCATGATGATATCGATACGACTCGGAGAGGAAAAATGAAACTGCAGAAATATTAAATCTTATTTTTTTCCCACCCATAACAGGTGGCAGGTGGACGACTAGCCCGTTTCCGCAAATGGGTTGCAGACTGCATCAAGGACTTGCGACAATTTGACTGGTACTTTGTGTCTAACGGAAAAGTGGTGAAATACTGGGAGTATATGATCCTCAGTTTGACCACTCTTGTTTGCATACTCTATCCATATGCTGCAAGTTTCACGGGTAAGTTAGTAGTGTACTACGTAAAGGGATCGTTCAACATTGTCGTAAACACCAACGGGGAGTACACCCCTATGTATAGTATATGAAAAGCGAAatattaacatctgattttagacaataataactgcgcaccatctattttgaggtcattgtgtgaaattggaggcatccgggctcagttgtggtggatggtcacattttatgtatcagtgaaattcggttaaaatcagcgggtgatgctgagactttgactgcttgtacgcactctgttatctttttcgtccatgggtggtgcgctctcttatacaCTAGGGTAGTGCTGAGTTGGTTGTCTTTGATCTAATCTCTATGGGTTGACTTTGTAGGTAAAATAAGACGGGATCAGCCTCATATCACATTGAGGATGTACTGCCTTGTATTCTTCTGTGATGCCGTCATGATCTTGGACATCTTCTTCCGACTAAGGATTGCTCCAGTTACACCAAATGGTAAGTTCACTAGCTGTGTTCGGACTTAAGCCACTTATTAccagtaataagtcacttattatgTCTGACCGTGTGAACATGACTACTGATGAATAAGAACTACTATCTTTATGTTATGGAAAGACCAATtctaccatttttttttcataagccGTATACCCATtgttaaagccacgatttctccgtgttacaatAGTTTTCCACTATAAAGCTGAAAGCAttgaaatgttaaaacaaatgtgtattttgtcataccttttactgtagtatggccagaatcttgcatcgtaggcctagaattaatgctagaatggattgtttaatggttgattactgctaaataatcacttttcttttctttttttgcaaatcaacacaaaagttagaaattttacacagtttttcactattttgtggcattttaaaatttccgtgagcaaaccccgaattctgtgaatttttcagtttttccggaaaataatggcTTTACCCATTGTCAATTTCATAATGAAGAATAGTCTTCGTACATCATCTCCCAGGATCATCGTCTCTTATCTTAAAACATgaaccaattctcgctattcgcaataagggcgccgccagcggtttgcgatgtaatcgtgatgtatcatgggaaaaggtcgacatccaagtccgcgcaatacaaatattaccatgctattacataggaacacgtgacaatattcttttagtttgtcaaaataaaggtgttacacgcgaatcgatactcaataatacttaataatgtgatttgaaatgtgcacaattaattttttctctatcgatttgcgtgtaataccgttatattgacaaactaaaaaatattgtcacatgttcctatgtaatagcatggtaatattcagattatgcggacttgatgtcgaccttttcccatgatacatcacgattttcccatgatacatcacgattacatcaagAAACCGCTGGCGgtgcccttattgcgaatagaaTTGAAAACTTGCTTTATGAAATTGACTATTTTGGGCGGTGGTTAGAACACTCAATCCCCTCTGGTTGCATGTGATCCTGGGTTCAATCCCTGATATTAGCTTGAAAATAATGTAGCATATTAGTGATTATTACAGGCATGAAAATTTCCAGTTTTAAAActattttgggtactttttgccTAATTTCATATccattttcagggttttttttaggAATGTGCAGTCACATGCCTGATATTAAGATGGGCAGACTGTTGTAATGCATGTGCAGTGATATAGAAAACTTGCTTTATGAAATTGACTTTTTTGTGCGGTGGTTAGGACACTCGCCTCTGATTGCATGAGGTCATGGGTTCAATCCCCAGTGGTGACAACTTGCTGGGACATAAAATATGGGGGACAAAAGTGaaacattttggcccaaaatagtaggattttctgttattttgtattcccctacactgcaaaaaatattt contains the following coding sequences:
- the LOC140172223 gene encoding voltage-gated inwardly rectifying potassium channel KCNH7-like — encoded protein: MLSVVMKPAFFLPNQLIIDHNDITTSMYYVHRGELEVLDPKYQRDTVNILRSGELFGEVHLVKTLPRFHNVRAGTHCDLMMLDRADLNSVLVHYPGAHQYLTTVADTRLIKGEEMEALKKAETRMSFTVIQLDDPDDDSASTATSAEVAGGRLARFRKWVADCIKDLRQFDWYFVSNGKVVKYWEYMILSLTTLVCILYPYAASFTGKIRRDQPHITLRMYCLVFFCDAVMILDIFFRLRIAPVTPNGTNRDFKTIRANYIQSRAFVFDLLAALPLQIFAVQYPVAQCALAMSMCWY